A genomic region of Glycine max cultivar Williams 82 chromosome 15, Glycine_max_v4.0, whole genome shotgun sequence contains the following coding sequences:
- the LOC100777660 gene encoding nuclear pore complex protein NUP93A, whose protein sequence is MANEDLGSWTDLLHSSTKLLEQAAPSAQFPPLQRNLDQLEALSKKLKSKTIRTEAPSQSIAATRLLAREGINAEQLARDLKSFELKTTFEDVFPVEATSVEEYLQQVHEMAMVSAVQEAQKDNLRSFNDYMMKVLEEDWQKEKRDFLQSLSRISTLPRTNIAANSNVGTLPGQLAFVSSTSQVSSGMPSMEIVPLTGRPIVEKKASVYAEVVKKLNKARESGSPFKPAAAFKGAYENLGIDASGGKSVTMRKIWHLVQMLMGEESAVQRVSKRMSLIIGARRHLEWGHEKYIMDTIQSHPAQAALGGGVGNLQRIRAFLRIRLRDYGVLDFDAGDARRQPPVDTTWQQIYFCLRSGYYDEARNVAQSSRASHQFAPLLTEWINKGGMVPEEIAAAASEECERMLRTGDRVGRTAYDKKKLLLYAIISGSRRHIDRLLRDQPSLFSTIEDFLWFKLSAVRDCPSGPSSIVLSDGLIPYSLDDLQSYLNKFEPSYYTKNGKDPLVYPYILLLSIQLLPAVLYLSKEAGDEGYNIDAAHLSIVLADHGVLSEGAGSGQKLGVMDAYAEVSTIIRQYGSMYLRLGDLQMALEYYAQAAAAVGGGQLSWTGRGNVDQQRQRNLMLKQLLTELLLRDGGIYLLLGARGAGEEGELGRFVTDPKARQLFLIEAACHCQEAGMYDKSIEIQKRVGSFSTALDTINKCLSEAICALFRGRLDGESRTAGLIHSGNEILETYTYYPDASLQEREHVLEQQTVLRQLESILSIHKLVRLGHYVDALREVAKLPFIPLDPRGPDIAVDVLENLSPHVQACIPDLLKAALTCLDNVTDSDGSLRALRAKIASFIANNLKRNWPRDLYESVAQRL, encoded by the exons ATGGCGAACGAAGACTTGGGTAGTTGGACTGATCTGCTACATTCCTCTACGAAGCTTCTCGAACAAGCTGCTCCTTCTGCTCAGTTCCCTCCACTTCAG AGGAACTTAGATCAATTGGAAGCGTTATCCAAGAAGCTTAAATCCAAGACCATAAGGACTGAAGCACCTTCTCAATCTATTGCTGCAACAAG GCTCCTTGCTCGTGAGGGGATAAATGCAGAGCAGCTTGCAAGGGATCTGAAGTCATTTGAACTGAAG ACAACTTTTGAGGATGTTTTTCCTGTTGAAGCAACAAGCGTTGAAGAGTATCTGCAGCAG GTTCATGAAATGGCAATGGTCTCTGCTGTCCAGGAAGCTCAGAAGGATAATCTCAGGAGTTTCAATGATTATATGATGAAAGTATTAGAG GAGGATTGGCAAAAAGAAAAACGTGATTTCCTTCAGAGTTTAAGTCGAATTTCAACATTACCTAGGACAAACATTGCTGCTAACAGCAACGTGGGTACCCTCCCGGGTCAGCTTGCATTTGTGTCTTCTACTTCACAAGTCTCTTCTGGTATGCCTAGCATGGAGATTGTTCCTCTGACTGGCAGACCTATTGTGGAGAAAAAGGCATCTGTCTATGCTGAGGTAGTGAAAAAACTGAATAAAGCAAGGGAGTCTGGGTCACCATTTAAA CCTGCTGCAGCTTTCAAAGGTGCATATGAAAATTTGGGCATTGATGCTAGTGGTGGAAAGTCAGTAACGATGCGAAAGATATGGCACCTTGTTCAG ATGCTGATGGGTGAGGAATCAGCCGTGCAACGTGTTTCAAAAAGGATGTCATTGATTATTGGTGCAAGACGCCACCTTGAATGGGGACATGAGAAATACATCATGGATACCATACAAAGTCATCCTGCACAA GCTGCTCTTGGTGGTGGTGTTGGGAATTTGCAAAGAATCCGTGCCTTCCTTCGG ATTCGGTTGAGGGATTATGGTGTACTGGATTTTGATGCTGGCGATGCTCGGCGGCAGCCTCCTGTTGATACCACATGGCAGCAG ATATATTTTTGCCTGAGGTCTGGTTATTACGATGAAGCAAGAAATGTTGCCCAATCTTCACGTGCTTCACATCAATTTGCTCCTTTG CTGACAGAGTGGATTAATAAAGGAGGGATGGTACCAGAAGAGATTGCAGCTGCTGCATCTGAGGAATGTGAAAGAATGTTGAGAACTGGTGACCGGGTAGGTCGAACTGCATATGACAAGAAAAAGTTACTTCTATATGCCATCATATCAGGTTCTCGAAGGCATATCGATCGCCTGCTTAGAGATCAGCCAAGTCTCTTTAGTACAATAGAGGATTTCTTGTGGTTCAAATTGTCAGCTGTGCGGGATTGCCCTAGTGGACCTTCATCCATTGTTCTAAGTGATGGTCTGATTCCATACAGTTTGGATGATTTGCAAAGTTACCTGAATAAATTTGAGCCCTCATACTAtacaaaaaatggaaaagatccTTTGGTATATCCCTATATCTTGCTGTTAAGCATTCAATTGCTTCCAGCTGTATTATACTTGTCTAAGGAAGCAGGAGATGAAGGATATAACATTGATGCTGCCCACCTTTCAATTGTGCTAGCTGATCATGGGGTCCTTTCTGAAGGTGCTGGTTCTGGGCAAAAGTTGGGAGTGATGGATGCTTATGCGGAAGTGTCCACCATTATCAGGCAGTATGGATCTATGTATTTGCGTCTTGGTGATCTCCAAATGGCCCTAGAATACTACGCACAAGCTGCTGCTGCAGTGGGTGGGGGGCAATTGTCGTGGACTGGTAGAGGTAACGTTGATCAACAAAGGCAGAGAAATTTGATGCTGAAGCAGCTTCTAACTGAACTATTGTTAAGGGATGGAGGCATATATCTTCTACTTGGTGCAAGAGGTGCGGGTGAAGAAGGTGAATTGGGACGTTTTGTGACTGATCCGAAAGCAAGGcaactatttttaattgaagCTGCATGCCACTGTCAGGAGGCTGGAATGTATGACAAG TCTATAGAAATTCAGAAGAGAGTGGGTTCCTTCTCAACGGCACTGGATACCATCAATAAGTGCCTGTCTGAAGCTATTTGTGCCCTTTTCCGTGGAAGATTAGATGGCGAGAGCCGGACTGCTGGCCTCATCCATTCTGGCAATGAGATTTTGGAGACATACACTTATTACCCAGATGCCAG TCTTCAAGAGagagaacatgttttggaacaGCAAACTGTGTTACGACAACTTGAGTCAATATTGTCTATTCACAAATTAGTAAGGCTTGGACATTATGTTGATGCATTAAGGGAGGTTGCTAAACTTCCATTTATTCCTTTAGACCCCCGAGGCCCTGACATTGCTGTTGATGTGCTTGAAAATTTATCTCCTCATGTCCAAGCTTGTATTCCAGATCTTTTGAAGGCTGCTCTCACTTGTCTGGACAATGTGACAGACTCTGACGGATCTCTTCGTGCCTTGAGGGCTAAG attGCGAGTTTCATTGCAAATAATTTAAAGAGGAATTGGCCTCGTGATTTATATGAGAGCGTTGCGCAGAGGCTGTGA